One Cryptomeria japonica chromosome 9, Sugi_1.0, whole genome shotgun sequence genomic window carries:
- the LOC131858266 gene encoding phospholipase A1-Igamma3, chloroplastic-like: protein MTLSRLVLGHCKETCQKTNGDVEDKTNQLKQCYDSFDNTPSSTYYGNCKRTKSSLAERLEFLNCGHGYQVTNYIYANTSFLDSIFGEESSEGIAWIGYIVVCTDPDEIKRLGRCDIVVAWRGTQTPFEWMQNLRDILVPIMASKATTCSNIQTISKPNARIEKGFLSSYTSTNEDFVRCRLSEITRLVKEFKEQEEDLSISFTGHSLGAALATLSTYDIKQIMVNEYGVTSIPITVFSFTSPRIGSLSFAHHMEEIGVKVLRAVNHKDLVPKIPGIFFDEKLGWLTRLLHWLP from the exons ATGACATTATCTCGATTAGTTTTGGGCCACTGTAAGGAGACATGTCAAAAAACTAATGGAGATGTAGAAGACAAAACAAACCAATTAAAG CAATGCTACGATTCATTTGACAACACGCCCTCTTCCACATACTATGGGAATTGTAAGCGCACCAAAAGCTCGCTCGCCGAGAGACTAGAATTCCTAAATTGTGGGCATGGCTATCAAGTTACCAACTATATATACGCCAATACGAGTTTTTTGGACTCCATTTTTGGCGAGGAATCAAGTGAAGGCATTGCCTGGATAGGTTATATTGTAGTTTGCACTGACCCAGATGAGATAAAGAGATTGGGAAGATGTGACATAGTTGTTGCATGGAGAGGCACGCAGACTCCATTTGAATGGATGCAAAATCTCAGAGACATATTGGTTCCTATTATGGCATCAAAGGCTACAACATGCTCCAACATCCAAACGATTTCAAAACCAAATGCCAGGATAGAGAAGGGTTTTCTCAGTTCTTATACATCCACAAATGAGGACTTTGTCAGATGTAGGCTTAGTGAGATAACCAGATTAGTGAAGGAATTCAAAGAGCAAGAAGAAGATTTGAGCATATCATTTACTGGGCATAGCTTGGGAGCTGCATTAGCGACCCTGAGCACATACGACATTAAACAAATCATGGTAAATGAATATGGTGTGACCTCTATTCCTATCACAGTGTTTTCCTTCACGTCTCCCCGCATAGGGAGCTTATCATTTGCCCATCATATGGAAGAGATTGGCGTCAAAGTGCTACGTGCAGTAAACCACAAGGACTTGGTTCCGAAAATTCCTGGGATTTTTTTCGATGAAAAATTGGGATGGCTGACAAGGCTTCTGCACTGGCTTCCCTAG